The following proteins are encoded in a genomic region of Microtus ochrogaster isolate Prairie Vole_2 chromosome 5, MicOch1.0, whole genome shotgun sequence:
- the LOC102001884 gene encoding LOW QUALITY PROTEIN: putative gustatory receptor clone PTE01 (The sequence of the model RefSeq protein was modified relative to this genomic sequence to represent the inferred CDS: deleted 2 bases in 1 codon), whose protein sequence is MTQQRISLNKCPNNTEAQNLPIVSQFHLMSLSENPELQPILFGLFLLMYVVTVLGNLLIILAVTSDSHLHNPMYFFLSNLSWSDICFISTTVPKMIWDIQNQSRDISYVSCLTQMSMFIIFGCMDSMLLTAMAYDRFVAICHPLHYTTIMNPHFCAFLVLLSVLASLLDSQVHNLVVQQFTYFKDIKISNFFCDPSQLLNLDCSEMFTKIIVTQFIGAFFGLFSTSGIFLSYYKIISSIQRVPSTSGKYKAFSTCGSHLSAVCLFYGTSIGVYVGSTVSNSPESCAMASLMYTVVTPMLNPFIYSLRNREIKSALWRLLQRMNLHNPFHNFWSLSC, encoded by the exons ATGACCCAGCAAAGAATCAGCTTAAACAA GTGTCCAAACAATACAGAAGCGCAAAATCTACCAATTGTCTCACAATTCCATCTCATGAGCCTCTCAGAGAATCCAGAACTGCAGCCCATCCTCTTTGGATTGTTCTTATTAATGTATGTAGTTACAGTGCTTGGAAACCTGCTCATCATCCTGGCTGTCACCTCTGACTCCCACCTCCATAACccaatgtatttctttctctctaacCTCTCCTGGTCTGACATCTGTTTCATCTCCACCACAGTCCCAAAGATGATTTGGGATATTCAAAATCAAAGCAGAGACATCTCATATGTGAGCTGCTTAACACAGATGTCTATGTTCATAATTTTTGGGTGTATGGATAGTATGCTTCTGACTGCAATGGCCTATGACAGGTTTGTGGCGATCTGTCACCCCCTGCATTACACAACCATTATGAACCCTCACTTCTGTGCATTCTTAGTTTTGCTATCTGTTTTGGCCAGTCTTTTAGACTCTCAGGTGCATAATTTGGTTGTGCAACAATTTACATACTTCAAGGATATAAAAATCTCTAACTTTTTTTGTGATCCTTCTCAACTTCTAAATCTTGACTGTTCTGAAATGTTTACCAAAATCATAGTCACTCAATTCATTGGTgccttttttggtttattttcaacCTCAGGGATCTTTTTATcctactataaaattatttcttccatCCAGAGAGTTCCATCAACAAGTGGAAAATATAAAGCCTTCTCCACCTGTGGATCTCACCTTTCagctgtttgcttattttatggaACATCCATTGGAGTATATGTTGGTTCAACTGTATCAAATTCTCCAGAAAGCTGTGCAATGGCTTCACTGATGTACACAGTAGTCACACCTATGCTGAATCCTttcatctacagcctgaggaacaggGAAATTAAAAGTGCCCTTTGGAGGTTGCTACAAAGAATGAAT CTGCACAACCCCTTCCATAATTTCTGGAGTTTGAGCTGTTAG